DNA sequence from the Bombus vancouverensis nearcticus chromosome 8, iyBomVanc1_principal, whole genome shotgun sequence genome:
GAACAAGGAAAGATAGTGCATTAGATTTTTTAAACATGCTTCTTAAAACCCACCTCAACCTGATTACTCCCACCAACAGAGCGTGCGTTCTGTCGTTTATCAAAAGGGACTGAAGTGCCATAATCTCCTATGGATGGAGGAGCAGTCAAAGGTGTAGGAGGAAGTTTGGAACGAGATGAATACTGAGTACTTTGGATAGGATTTTGATAGACTTTCTTATAAGAAGTAATTTGAGGATCAGAAATATATCTATTATCATGCAAAGATGAAGGATATTCATTTGTTGAAGTTGGATAATTAATTGGTTCTTTTCTAGAACTGGGAGGAAGATCAGCAAATGTAATACTACGTTTCGGTATGGAACTTTTTTTCTTTGGAGAGGGCAAGCTTTGGACAGCAGTAGTGCGATCGAAATTCATTGATGAAGTAAGAGTAGAGACCGGAGATTGGGGCGTTGGACTGTCCACTGAAGTTCCATCTCTCTCTTTGCTCAGTGACTGAGTAAATAACATGAAGATTTGTATTAGTaaagttaaaataattttctactgGAATATAGAATGCAGTAAAAATGCGAAATTATTAGTTAGGCACTATGTAAATATACAACTATATACAACAGATTAACAAAATAATTTCTGACAACTAATTGATTaacaagaaataaaaatgtgtaatatttatatcataatataaGAAATTATCAAATAAGAAAACATTTCTCATTTCTGCATcctttgagtttaataaatttactttttataaaatttgtaactaTACTTCAAAAAACAGATTTATTTCCAATACTACATCTCATACAAAATCTATATTAGAATTAAAAAGGAATCAGTTTTGAACTTATTCAttcaatatttttcttcttttaccaTCTATACATTCAATATTATATCAATTGTACTATTATTGCAACAATTAATGCAGCTTTGCgcataatttttatttgtataccCTTCCAATGATTTTAAGTATATTAAAATCGACTTTATAAAGTTACCTCATATTTGTACCCTCTATCCATCACCTTTTCATATATATCAATGCACCATAAGATATTCTGAAATGTCATAACTAGGTAACTTTTATCCCAAATTATAATTCAATAACAGGAACTGTGATCTTTGCGTTACTAAATATGAACATGAAAAATGTATTCTCTTGTAGTTAATAGCACTAATGGGATAAAATGCAATTCACTTTCAGAAGAACCTGTCGCATTGATACATTTGAATAAAGCACTGCATGTATTTCATCTTTATGTCGGTCAACTGGAACTTCAAcattaacatatatatataattctttttttataattagataaaTACTATCTTATCTTTATactttgtaataatatataaacatcTGGTCCATTAGATTTATATCAACATATAACATTTATAGAACATTCGTAGAATACAGTACattgatttatattttaataatgataTGAGTTTACTGTAGAAGTAACCATCCAAGAGTGCTGGCATTTATAACTTACAAAAAAATGTTAGATGCACAAATACCttatcaaataatattttatgtctCAATAGACATTGTATTTCACTTTTGTTTCTTTTACTTTAACTGTAcattatatagtaatataaataattaaaacttGATATTTTTGGGTACACTCCCTATTTAGTGATACACGCATTGATTATTATCTTTGTTTTCAATGATATACAGCTTTAAATGAATGAAACATGAAATGAATTGTGAATTACAACATAAAAGCTATCCTCTACGATATAATAATGCTTACATTTCTGGTAGTAGTAAAATATTCTagcttaaaataaaaaagacagTTCTAGTATATTTTCTACATAGTATaccaaaatatttgtaaaaatatcaataaaattaactACTGATTTTTTCTTAACACTATATAAATAGAGAATACTAAACAAATAAgatcattaaaaataatatatcaaaagtaccctaaatataataatttggaagttattatttttttagataAGAATATAGACTCCTACTTCCTCAGTCATCAAGTCGTGTATCACGAAGGAAAAAGTCAATAATGCCTGTCTTCAGTGTGATGTAAGTTTCaagtatattattataaaaatttatagaaacATAATACACCTGTTACTTGTCACTCATATTGGAACAGGAATTATTTGCTGTCTTATATCTTTTCTTACTTTCAATAATTCTTGATCCAGTACCCAGAAGTTGATCTAATTTTTTTAAGCTTAATGAATTGCAGTAGTCGTCCAACATACGTTTCCAATCTTTCAAAATAGATTATGAAATAAGTTTAAGAATCAATGTACAAATATCGCTAAAAAATATTCGGTAAATACGTGGGAAGTTCTTGTCGTCTATGACATCTGTCTACCTATCACAGAAGTATCTTTTCATGTTCATCTTTCAACCGATATTCATGAACGAAGGAGTGATGAATATGTACACAAGAGTCTGTAGTTAAAGACGATATCACATTTTCGTGATGATTAAAATCTTGACCCCATTCTTGGACCAAAATAAGAAACCAATCACAGAGAATCAACCTAGCCAGTCAGCATATTCGCAATAATTACACTTAATGTTATAATGGCAGTATCAGTAACAAACGGAGTAACGATAGTTAAATTGTACAATAGTGATACTCATGAAACGCAATAAACACCATGATTATGCGAGTTAACGACATGAATTCCttagaataattttattatggCACAGTCCCGCGGATTCAGAGGTATGGACGTAGACACAGGGAAAATGAGTAGAGGGTCGAACGACTCACTCCTGTTAGAGGGCAGCCAAAGTAGCGCTATCACCTTCCACTGTCTGCAAACATGTGAAACATCTCTTGTTTTGCCGCTCAGGAGAGCATGCGACGCTAAGAACACTGACAAATGTACATTTCATGCgtcatatattaaaaataagtaATAAGACTTATGATGAGTGTATGAGTACTGacaaataataaaactatttgATATCAAATTGAGAAATTCATATAAACTTATGTAAAATGTACAATCATTCGAAGGGcaacaaaaattaaaaagttaatattgtttcttctttacagataaataaaaattagtaaTTTGTTATTAGATTATGGTTTCTTATTCTTTTCACAAGGTGTGCAGAAATAAACATATAGGTCTATAGTatttaataagaagaaataaagtATGTTTATGTAAGAACGAACGTCCATGCTTATGCTACCATATAAGAATGTACACAAGGGGAAGAGCAACGTTTTTTCTTTAACACCACATTGTACCATAATAATATTTCTTGATCAaaagttatttattttttcaacttctctctatattttttaatttgtaaattgaaattttcaaacgtcTCTCCTTTTGTTCCAGTGCCATTAATAAAATGtagaatattttgttaataaatcacATGTATAATATATGCACCCATGaacatatgtatacgtatatgtacatataatatgagcaaataaataaatagtgcTCAATAAAAATGTGAATTATTAAAGTCATGCATCTTGTGTAAACGAAGCATAAAATCAAAAGTAGCaatcttttaattatttgtaaaagaagaatataaataaataaagaggtAATAGCTATATAAAGTTAAGCATCCATTTATGCAAGAACCaccattatttataaatatacattgaatatttaaaatgattgtaaggtttaataaaaaaattaaacaatataaTTCCACAAAAGaattcttaaatattcaaatactatagctattattattattatataccaATAAAAGCAAACTACTGCTTGCaagttaatttatatttatagagaCATGCAGATATAGTAATATTTCAActtaaaatttgtattattttaatatcatgaAAGATACTTACATTTGTATTTTGAGGTGCTAAAGTGTGTTTGCTCATCACAATAGTGGTTGTTTTGAGATCTTTTGTACCACCTGGTGACTTTGGTGGTACAACCATGTCAACCGGACTACTTGATTTGCTTACTAATGATTCAGCTGCTCTTACTACATCTAATACCTGttcaatttgaaaatattcaaCTTTAAAGTTAATATCACATTGATTAATAAAAATTGCTTATATTgtttaatttctttaatattgGGTCTTACTTTTTCAGGGGTAGATTTTTCTCTATGTTCAAGCAAAGCACGTTCTCTTTCTTCTTGTTCCCATGCTACAAGTTCAGCTTTCATTTCTTGCTCTTGTCTGAGAGTTGCTGCTTCTTCATCATCGCGATCCAAACTAGATATACTTTGTGATAATGATTTAGTACCTTCTGTTGCAGGATCCTTCAATTCCTTGGATGACCTAGATTCTTTAGAATCTCTACCATCGGATAATGGCAATACTGGTTCAATTTCACTTTTATCATATCCTTTACAAACTACTAACGTAATTGTGTTTCCTGAACACCGTAATATATTTACTGCTTCCTGATGAGTCGCACCTAACAGCGACGTCCCATTGACTTCTAGTAGTCTCATTCCAACCTAATATCAAAAACAtagtataaaaaattattacataaaaCTCTTATTCTTATAATGAGAATTAAATTTTACCTTCAGTCTTCCATCTCTTTTAGCTGCACCACCTGAattgattttggatataaacaCCCCTTCATCTGTATGATCAAGGGGATTTCCTTTTTGTCCTCGAAGTCCTCCTTTAATGTGCATGCCCAATTTTTCGCCTGGttcttttgtaataactaattcctaaaatattacattatttttaaatatacttttaCCATCTTTTACATATTGCTTTGCTtactttttacaaaatatttcctagttttattttcaatataatatacttATAAAAATTATGAATACATAATGTATGACTGTTGTATTacataattcttttaatttaccATAAAGCATATAAAGCAAGTAAAAAAAGTTTTAAATTCTATATAATCTCAGCCTAGGCAGAAAAGCAATTGCTCGTGATTCAGTGCTGAGCTTACTTGCAGCCTTAACAGAGGGCAAAGCGTGgtatcaaaaaataaaataataacaggTCAAATTAATTGAGTACTTACTGTCACAGGGATGTACTCTATTTCGACCAGCTTGTAggacaaattataaataacagCATTAGGAAATGCCACAACAAAACAGTTATAAGTGAAGCACTTGAGTGCCAGTTTGCAAATGATAAACATTTCACTGGTGAATATAATGCATTAAGTATCAATGAATGAACTGATTctattctattatttatttaactggcgatactattttatgtatatatttaagtATTCTAAATGTATGCGCGTTTACGAATTTTGACTAGTGTTGACCCCAAActtcaatattaaaatattgtaagttCTGAGAATTAAGCGTGATAACATTAATTGTGAATTTGTGATTTATAGTTACATTTTCATAAGCGTGTTTTATTGAAAAAGCTATATTGTAATTAAGAAGCAAACCCTCTATATATGTGCAATAACTAACAAGCAGAtagtaattaaattataaatagcTTACCTGATAATTTTCTGGTAGTGGATCATGTTGGACAGTAAGCACTATTTGATCGCCTGGTCGCAAAAGTTCCATCACAGCCTCTTGATGAGTAGCTTTTGTTACATCAGTACCATTTACCTTTAGTATCCTATCACCCATTCTCAATTTACCAGATTTTGCAGCTATACCACCAGGCACAACCTAATATTAGCACAACAaatgtatattatacaaattctGAATATTAACAAAGATTATCAGAAAACTTACATGAGATATAAAAATTCCAGGCTCTTTTGCACCAAATGGAGTACACGAATGATCTGTACCGCCAATAATACTGAATCCTAGGGATCCTTCTTTTACAAGAATTACGTcctaaaaattaatatttaatcatTAAAACATCGAATATATAGAATCATTATTTCGTTTAAATTACAcgtgttaattattttaaaaatataatgccCTGGATATTAAAGAATGAAAGATGGAATTTCATAATAGTGGAGGATGCATATAATTTGGTATTTGATGAAAGAATATATATTTAGCTTATACTACTTACCTATTTCCATGCCAGAGAATAAGCACCCGaggtataaaataatataacatttcaTACAACCAATTCCTACCAAATACTTTAATGTATGGTTTGATAATGCACACACAGAGAAATTATATTTACTGAATCAAATCAATAACGATCAATTTCAAATACATAGACATGCAATGAAATATAACTTGTCATAGAAATGAAACGTACATATGCATAAATAATGTCCATAACAATGTTTAAATTGCCCTTTTTTAAATAACGAATGAtgttataatttatttcttaattaaacATGCATGAGAGGAAGAAAACCACTTGACCACCATTTTTCAAATTGTAATTATTCCGAAGTTAATTAATTGATTGCATTGGAATATGTTTACATTTAGTAGGACTGCGATTATCATCCTAGCATGGAAATAAGTTAATACATTACAAATACTAAATACTTAATTTTTACCTAAAATATCTAAAAAGTGCAAACTATTCCAGTAccgaagaaaaaataattataattgtaatatttaaaaattataaaataaaacttcTAAACTTCCTTTTCGTTATGGTTTTTGTTAATTGAAAAGATAaacaatatattttcagcaattTGTATTACTTTTTTCGAAATGTATGTGCAACATAATCCATGCATCTAGCTACCAAGCACATACCTCAATGATTACTGGTGGTACCAATTGATTTTCAGTCACCCTAGTTACGACGGTCTCGGTGAGAGTGCTCTTTGTGATGGTCTCAGTAACTTTACCAAGTGTGGTAGGAGCCGGAGGAAAATTGACGTCTCCAGGTAGATTATCAGGCTGCTTTATTGTCACTGTCACGATAGGGCCTTGATGGGAATCTGGTGATGGTGAGGAAGTAGGGGGACGAAGGAAATGAGCAGGTATCATGGCCTGAAATTCTTCGTTGGTGATAGGCTTCGGTACCTGTATGTCTTCCTGGGGTGAGGTTGACCTAGGTTCTGTAGAAGACGTGGGCGTTGAGCTTGTAGTTGTCGTGGGTGTAATTGTAGGTTGCGAAATGCTATGCCTGGGGGCAGGTTGTGGATGTGGTTGGCTATTTGTCGGACTTGGTGATATCGAAGAAACGTTCTTAATATTTCCTGATTCTGTAACACCATTCATTTTCGGTAGCTCAGTAGTTTCAATTTTCATAGGCGGAGGCGTTTTCGAAGTAGGACTTGGCGATAGAGTCCTATCAGCATCGATAGAACGTCGATATCCGGTGTAACCCGGTCTATTTGCTATATAACTATTGGCGTTATATAATCCTGTATATGGTCTAGGTGCACCGATCACTCGTGGTGACTTTTCAGAAGGTGTTACAACTGTGGCTGCATTTGCTTGCGAAAGTGGAATTTCACGTTCAACCACTAATCGAACGAATCTTTCCAAACCTGTTAATAAAGCAACTGCTTGCTCATGTTTGGCTCCTCTCATTTCAACTCCattaatctataaaataattcCATTATATGAAAGATAAACAATTataattgtattaaaaaatattttgtgtaataATATTACACTTACAGATATTACTTTGTCTCCAACTAATAATTTACCATCTTTTTGTGCCACACCACCATCAGTTATTCTTGAAATATATATCGCCTAAACattatatatttgaaaaaagtTGCTAAGCATAATtaacgaaagaaataaatataaaatattttcataaattaaaacTCTTACATCGCTATTGTCTTTGAATGGTGGAGAACCCTCTCCACCGGCAATACTAAATCCAAGTCCATTTTGGTCCCGTATTAATGTCGTGTGAACAAGAACAGATACCATTGGTTCATTACCCGCCTTTGTTGATGATATAGGTTCAGGGATTTTCTTAGActtattaaaatagaaatttgttgatCTTTAAATTTTGCACTTTAGTTTAAATTGTATATGTTGCATCTATTAaatctaaaaaaatatataccttaATAGCATCATGAGGTAAAGCATCaccattttctaaattatgcGGTAAACCTGTAGATGAAACATGAGACGTCGCACTTGGAGCTCTACTGGTACTTAAACTAGAGCACGCTGAGTCTTTTCTCGACGATACCTgttaaatataatgttaataacaGCATAAATGATTTGCGTTTCATAAAATAGTACCTGTTCATATGGTGGCACTATCCTCGTAACTTCTCTTTGAACCACTAACACAAGGACACGTCCACAAGCTTTCAAAACTTCTACAGCATCATAATGACCTACGTTTACTACTGAAACACCATTTACAGACAATACTTTATCCTCCACTTTTAAACCTGCTAAGTCTGCGGGTCCACctataaaggaaaatataatGACCATATCATGAAACTTTATAATTGACATATTCTACGACTGAAAACAAATAGGTTTTTTATCTCAATTTTTACCTTCCGTGACTCTTGAAATAAAAATGCCTTCATCATCACCCTTAAAAGGGGTTGAACCAATTCCACCAGCTATTGATAAACCGAGACCACCTGTCGTTCTTTCGATATGAATTTCGTATTGTTCTTCTCGTACTTCTATCGTCGGCTCAGCATCAGAAATCGCACCTACACAATAAATTTCATTGGCGTTACTACTTAATTATGTAATCGGATCACGTTTTACTAACTTTtaccctttcttttttttcttacaaAACATCTATATCTTTTTGGCATTTTTaactatactttttattcaCAATATAGAATgttgatgaaatttttaattgaatatttTCACTTCGCAATTTTTTTCTACGTGTGTACACTTGCTACATCGAGTTTGATAAATAACTAGAGTTTGATAACGGATAAGTGATAAGATAGCAGAAGCAGAAAGGAATATCTTATCATGGACTATTTAATGCCAGTGATTACGAAGCAATGATGCTAGGAAGTTTAGGAAGATTCGTTATTTAATTCAGTTTACGCGGAAAAGATATATGTTACCTTTtcaagtattttattttatacgtggtatatgaattataatttaatttaattttgataaatttaaaggtgatataaagAAATGCAACAGGTAAAAGGTGATATACTAATTGTAGTTTTTTTACCTTGACTTTGAGCGTCAAAATTTTCTGTGGGTTCTGCAGGTGCTGACGTGGATGTGGAGATTTCGTCATTTTTCTTCGTAAGTGCCTACCACATATTAAAAACTGTATAAAATTCATCGTAATTATTTAAGTAGTTTTAAACATGTTGCTTTTTTTAGGTAGATAATAATTACCTGTGCAATAATGGAAGCTACTTTTTCTTTATCTATTGCTGTGTGGAttcgtttatttttcaagtGATGCGGAGTATCTCTACGATGGAGTCTATTTGGTCTATTTGAATCACCACTACCATCATAATCAATACCTTCTACGATAGAAAATTCGACATGTCTTTGTGTTTCTTCATTTTCAGATTCTTCCTCATCTTTGTCATTTATATCCTTTGATTCAGATATTGAACCTTCAGTCCTCACAtcctaaaaaaataatttttacaatttataaatcagtaacaaataagtaaataaataaataaataaacaaataagtaaataaataaactagcATTAACATAAATACTTACAGCATTAGATTCTGTAATATATTGATTAGTTAGAATTATTTCTGGTTCATTGCTGGACTGAAAATCTGCATTATCAGCTACTATTCCAGGTATGGTTTCTTTTTGTGCATTTTCTATAGATTCAGGTTGTAATGATTCTTGCTCTATAGTCTCTGTAGTCAAATCGTTGGACTTTGTTGAAATATCAGTCTCAGTTTTATCCAAACCAAATGTTTGAGAAACATCCTGAAAGATATTATTAACAACTGTTACAAAAAGATTGTATATGATATctcgaaaaatgaaattaataattaccTGCTCATCTGTAGATGCTGATCGGCTGTCATTTTTTCCTTTACTAAATAATTTATGAGCttttgcttttaattcttttggaTGAGGGGTATTTTGTCGTACGAATGGTGTCTGAAATAAGTGCAAACGTTGTATTtacgtaattaaaaaaaaaaaaggtgaatggttagaaaaaaataggcttttgtttcatcttttgttataattttaatacaatGAGTCGTAAGAATAATAACGTTTCCAACACATTAAATACCTCGAAAATACTCTGAACTTAGATATAGCAAATCTAAAAAGTCTAGAAGATTTCCTCATATGTAACGTGCTCACCTCCTTATCAGTTTCCGGAGGTTCATCCGTAAATTTCACGGAATGCGTTCGCGACGCTTCTTTTTCTTGCCAGCCTTCATCATCGCTACTACCAAGCTCACGTATTTCGCCATCTTGAACAACATTTCTCATACCACCAAGCATACCAATTCTTCCTGAATCTAAATTACAAATCATGCAACATATAATCCATAAAGTATAACTAAATGTACCAAAATATACTTTCATGAAATAGATTTACTAACCATCTGGATGGATTTCCAATTGTGgcaaaagaaaacaaattaatacttctTGCCCTGTTTCCTCATCAACGTCTGTCTGAAAAGTAAGCATTGGTTGTGCTTGATTCTTACTTAACCATACTGCCTTTAAGTTCAAATTGATCAAGGAATATGGCAAGTACTGCAATCTGAAAAACGAATATCATTACTAAATATTGTTAACAAAACATGAAGAAATTtagatatttaagattatattatataccTATTGCCTGAGACATCCAACACATGAAGAGCTGTACATTGTCCAACTTCGATAGGAAGATATTGCagtttgttatctcttaaaGACAGTACACCCAATTGTTTTAAATTTCCTACAGAAAAATAATAAcattcgataaaaaattatttttaatgtcataaagtaatataaataaatattaacataAATTGAAGTTCTAAACGACACTTTTCTTACCGATTTCCGTAGGAAGCGACTGCAAACTGTTTCTATCTACATTTAAATTGTTTAGATTATGAAGTTTTCCTATAGTTACAGGTAGTTCAAGGAGAAAATTTTCCGTAAGAATTAATTCTTGTAAGTTCTCACACCTACAACGAGTAAACGTCAGTTTTTGTTATCAAGTTCTATGGTATCAAGATCCTTATAGGAGAAAAAATTAATCTCACCTGCCTATATTTGAATTTAGAGTAGAAAGCCTATTTTGATCGACTTTAAGTATAGTAAGTTTCTGTAATTCTCCAAGACCATCAGGCAATTTTTCAATAACATTTTGCGATAAATGCAAATCTGTTAAAGACTCTAAACCTCCTATTTCTTCCGGAAGATCTTCCAGACGGTTTTCAGATACGTCCAGGCATGCTAACGTTTTCAATTCTCCGATTTCCGGTGGTAAATGTTGCAATTGATTATGATCCAACCATAATTCTTGTAATGCTGGTAATTTTCCTATATGTGCTGGCTAAAACAAAAGTCCCAAATTTATAATAGATATTATGTTAATAGAcaacaaatattctattttgtCCATAATTTCCTTTACAATGGTTAATTCAATATCTATCTTACTAAAACTTCAATGTCATTGTCACCAAGATCCAGCCGCTCCAATTTATAAAGTTGGGAAAGCGATTCCGGCAAGGATTTGAGCAAATTTTCTCTCAACTCCAATGACTGCAACGCCTCCAAGCTGAGAACAATCGGTGCACAAACTTGTTAGTACTAGACACGATGTAATTCAATTAAATCATTCTAAGCTTGAATGCAATTAAAGCGAGTTCTTGTTGCTATTACCTTCCGAAATCAGGCGGCAGATTCGTAAGGGACATATCATTGAGTCCCAAAACAGTTAA
Encoded proteins:
- the scrib gene encoding scribble planar cell polarity protein isoform X6, translating into MFRCIPIFKGCNRQVEYIDKRHCSLPCVPDDILRYSRSLEELLLDANHIRDLPKNFFRLQKLRKLGLSDNEIHRLPPDIQNFENLVELDVSRNDIPDIPENIKNLRALQVADFSSNPIPRLPAGFVQLRNLTVLGLNDMSLTNLPPDFGSLEALQSLELRENLLKSLPESLSQLYKLERLDLGDNDIEVLPAHIGKLPALQELWLDHNQLQHLPPEIGELKTLACLDVSENRLEDLPEEIGGLESLTDLHLSQNVIEKLPDGLGELQKLTILKVDQNRLSTLNSNIGRCENLQELILTENFLLELPVTIGKLHNLNNLNVDRNSLQSLPTEIGNLKQLGVLSLRDNKLQYLPIEVGQCTALHVLDVSGNRLQYLPYSLINLNLKAVWLSKNQAQPMLTFQTDVDEETGQEVLICFLLPQLEIHPDDSGRIGMLGGMRNVVQDGEIRELGSSDDEGWQEKEASRTHSVKFTDEPPETDKETPFVRQNTPHPKELKAKAHKLFSKGKNDSRSASTDEQDVSQTFGLDKTETDISTKSNDLTTETIEQESLQPESIENAQKETIPGIVADNADFQSSNEPEIILTNQYITESNADVRTEGSISESKDINDKDEEESENEETQRHVEFSIVEGIDYDGSGDSNRPNRLHRRDTPHHLKNKRIHTAIDKEKVASIIAQALTKKNDEISTSTSAPAEPTENFDAQSQGAISDAEPTIEVREEQYEIHIERTTGGLGLSIAGGIGSTPFKGDDEGIFISRVTEGGPADLAGLKVEDKVLSVNGVSVVNVGHYDAVEVLKACGRVLVLVVQREVTRIVPPYEQVSSRKDSACSSLSTSRAPSATSHVSSTGLPHNLENGDALPHDAIKSKKIPEPISSTKAGNEPMVSVLVHTTLIRDQNGLGFSIAGGEGSPPFKDNSDAIYISRITDGGVAQKDGKLLVGDKVISINGVEMRGAKHEQAVALLTGLERFVRLVVEREIPLSQANAATVVTPSEKSPRVIGAPRPYTGLYNANSYIANRPGYTGYRRSIDADRTLSPSPTSKTPPPMKIETTELPKMNGVTESGNIKNVSSISPSPTNSQPHPQPAPRHSISQPTITPTTTTSSTPTSSTEPRSTSPQEDIQVPKPITNEEFQAMIPAHFLRPPTSSPSPDSHQGPIVTVTIKQPDNLPGDVNFPPAPTTLGKVTETITKSTLTETVVTRVTENQLVPPVIIEDVILVKEGSLGFSIIGGTDHSCTPFGAKEPGIFISHVVPGGIAAKSGKLRMGDRILKVNGTDVTKATHQEAVMELLRPGDQIVLTVQHDPLPENYQELVITKEPGEKLGMHIKGGLRGQKGNPLDHTDEGVFISKINSGGAAKRDGRLKVGMRLLEVNGTSLLGATHQEAVNILRCSGNTITLVVCKGYDKSEIEPVLPLSDGRDSKESRSSKELKDPATEGTKSLSQSISSLDRDDEEAATLRQEQEMKAELVAWEQEERERALLEHREKSTPEKVLDVVRAAESLVSKSSSPVDMVVPPKSPGGTKDLKTTTIVMSKHTLAPQNTNSLSKERDGTSVDSPTPQSPVSTLTSSMNFDRTTAVQSLPSPKKKSSIPKRSITFADLPPSSRKEPINYPTSTNEYPSSLHDNRYISDPQITSYKKVYQNPIQSTQYSSRSKLPPTPLTAPPSIGDYGTSVPFDKRQNARSVGGSNQVELSPTPSPTPPLVKMSVSDKKKLFESAMEEHLKPSPKPEKVFSFLSQDEVEKMKQEEEKKIATLTRDELKSWAQLDENEGLEDLEETLEDQDNRRPNVHARYLAVAD
- the scrib gene encoding scribble planar cell polarity protein isoform X5, with amino-acid sequence MFRCIPIFKGCNRQVEYIDKRHCSLPCVPDDILRYSRSLEELLLDANHIRDLPKNFFRLQKLRKLGLSDNEIHRLPPDIQNFENLVELDVSRNDIPDIPENIKNLRALQVADFSSNPIPRLPAGFVQLRNLTVLGLNDMSLTNLPPDFGSLEALQSLELRENLLKSLPESLSQLYKLERLDLGDNDIEVLPAHIGKLPALQELWLDHNQLQHLPPEIGELKTLACLDVSENRLEDLPEEIGGLESLTDLHLSQNVIEKLPDGLGELQKLTILKVDQNRLSTLNSNIGRCENLQELILTENFLLELPVTIGKLHNLNNLNVDRNSLQSLPTEIGNLKQLGVLSLRDNKLQYLPIEVGQCTALHVLDVSGNRLQYLPYSLINLNLKAVWLSKNQAQPMLTFQTDVDEETGQEVLICFLLPQLEIHPDDSGRIGMLGGMRNVVQDGEIRELGSSDDEGWQEKEASRTHSVKFTDEPPETDKETPFVRQNTPHPKELKAKAHKLFSKGKNDSRSASTDEQDVSQTFGLDKTETDISTKSNDLTTETIEQESLQPESIENAQKETIPGIVADNADFQSSNEPEIILTNQYITESNADVRTEGSISESKDINDKDEEESENEETQRHVEFSIVEGIDYDGSGDSNRPNRLHRRDTPHHLKNKRIHTAIDKEKVASIIAQALTKKNDEISTSTSAPAEPTENFDAQSQGAISDAEPTIEVREEQYEIHIERTTGGLGLSIAGGIGSTPFKGDDEGIFISRVTEGGPADLAGLKVEDKVLSVNGVSVVNVGHYDAVEVLKACGRVLVLVVQREVTRIVPPYEQVSSRKDSACSSLSTSRAPSATSHVSSTGLPHNLENGDALPHDAIKSKKIPEPISSTKAGNEPMVSVLVHTTLIRDQNGLGFSIAGGEGSPPFKDNSDAIYISRITDGGVAQKDGKLLVGDKVISINGVEMRGAKHEQAVALLTGLERFVRLVVEREIPLSQANAATVVTPSEKSPRVIGAPRPYTGLYNANSYIANRPGYTGYRRSIDADRTLSPSPTSKTPPPMKIETTELPKMNGVTESGNIKNVSSISPSPTNSQPHPQPAPRHSISQPTITPTTTTSSTPTSSTEPRSTSPQEDIQVPKPITNEEFQAMIPAHFLRPPTSSPSPDSHQGPIVTVTIKQPDNLPGDVNFPPAPTTLGKVTETITKSTLTETVVTRVTENQLVPPVIIEDVILVKEGSLGFSIIGGTDHSCTPFGAKEPGIFISHVVPGGIAAKSGKLRMGDRILKVNGTDVTKATHQEAVMELLRPGDQIVLTVQHDPLPENYQELVITKEPGEKLGMHIKGGLRGQKGNPLDHTDEGVFISKINSGGAAKRDGRLKVGMRLLEVNGTSLLGATHQEAVNILRCSGNTITLVVCKGYDKSEIEPVLPLSDGRDSKESRSSKELKDPATEGTKSLSQSISSLDRDDEEAATLRQEQEMKAELVAWEQEERERALLEHREKSTPEKVLDVVRAAESLVSKSSSPVDMVVPPKSPGGTKDLKTTTIVMSKHTLAPQNTNSLSKERDGTSVDSPTPQSPVSTLTSSMNFDRTTAVQSLPSPKKKSSIPKRSITFADLPPSSRKEPINYPTSTNEYPSSLHDNRYISDPQITSYKKVYQNPIQSTQYSSRSKLPPTPLTAPPSIGDYGTSVPFDKRQNARSVGGSNQVELSPTPSPTPPLVKMSVSDKKKLFESAMEEHLKPSPKPEKVFSFLSQDEVEKMKQEEEKKIATLTRDELKSWAQLDENEGLEDLEETLEDQDNRRPKLKLYEKKLYHWN